GCCTTCCGATGATCAGCTGCACCAGGATGACGAAGGGCAGCGCCAGGATGGCGACCCCATAGGCCAGGTAGACCAGATTGGACTGGGTGGGGGTCAGCACGCCGATGATCTCGGAGATGGACCGTTCCAGGGCCACCCAGTCGTTGCGGGTGATCAGTGAACTGGTGATGACGACGGCAAGGAACACCGCCGACAGCACCACCCGCAGGATCTCGTTGGTGCGCCGGGTGAGCGGTTGCAGCAAGCTGCCGGTGACGCTGATGTCCCGACCGTCGACTCGCACGGGGACAAACGTAACCGGGGCGGGCGGATCGGTGCGCGAGGCGGGACACGCGGCGCTGTGAGAGAATTCCGGCATTCGCAGCCGGCGTGGGTTCTTCCGCCTGGCGCACAGCACCGAGAAAGAGACTGTGGGGGCCTCTATGCGTGGCGAGAAAATCGGCGAGCCGCTGATGGGCGCGGTGGCCACGCTGGTGGGCGGGCTGGCACTGGGCGGTTCGACGACCTGGCCGCCGACGGCGGTGATCGCGGCCGCGGTGGCGTTCGGTGCGGTGTTCTGGGCCGTGGTGTGGGCCGTGACACACGGCGCGGCCACGGCTTTCGGGGCTCGCGTGGCCGTCGCCGTCGTGGCGGGTCTGCTGCTCGGCGAGCTCGCGGCGGTGGCGGTGTTCGGCGGACAGATCGACCAGGTGCTGACCGCGCGGGATTCCCCGGCCGAGGCGACGGCGACGGCGGCACTGGATCAGGCGCGGGCTGAGCGTGCGGGTCTGGACGAAGCCGTCGCAGAGGCCAACCGCCATCGCGACGAGGCGTTGATCGTGGCGCGCTGCGAGGTCAATCCGTCCGCGGCCTGTCCGCAGATCCGCATCACCGGGGTGCCGGGCTCTGGTCCGGAGGCGCGGACCGCCGATGCATTCCTCGACGACGCCCAGCGCCGCCTCGACGCCGCGGTCGCCGATCGGGACGGTCGCGGGCCGGTGTTGGACGATGAGGTGCGCATCAGGGAACAGGCGCTGGCACAGGCGCGACAGGACACCCTGACCGGTGGGCTCGGCGTGCGCTGGCAGGCGATGAACACCTATGTCCTCGACCATCCCGGTTCGGTGATCCTGCGCCTGCTGGTGGTCGGCTTCTTCACCGTTCTGACGGTGCTGCCGCTCATGTTGAGGCGGTGGCGCGGCCCGACGGCGGTCGAGGCCGATACGGCGGCCGACACGGCGATCGCGGTGAATCGGGCGCAGGTGCGCGCCCAGGTCGATCAGATGTGGGCCGAGCAGGAGCTCAACAGCGCGCGGATGGCGATTGCGGCGCAGAACGAGATCGACGCCGAGCGGCAGCGCCGCCGGGTGGCGCAGGCGTGCGCGGCCGAGCCCGAGGTACCCGAGTCCGAGGTGGTGCTGTCCGAGCGGGTGGCCCCTGCCGAACTGCCGGCGCCGGTGCAGAAGTCTGCCGAGCTTGAGCCGCAGCGCGGGGTGCCCGTCATCGGAGAGGTCACCAACGCCGCGGCGCGGCTGATCATGCCGTTCGTCCCGCCGATCGTGGCCGGTGCCGTCGACAACGTCTCCAGGAATGTCGCGCGGACGGTGGCCAAACCGCTGCGCCAGGTGTTCACCGAGACCGAGGAGTTCCATTTCACGCTGCGGCGCACGCATCGGGTGACCGTCGAGTCCGACGCCGGGGCCGAGGGTGCCGAGCAGCCGCGGCAGGTCACCTCGGACCGGGAATGGGTTGATGCGGACGGACCCCACGTGGAGTCGCGGCGCACGCTGATTCTCGGCGAATCCGACGGGCCTGCGGAGCTGACGTCGGATGCGGGGCCGCGGCAGCTGCCGCCCGGATGACATCACGTCATGACATTTTTGCCACCTGTGATGTAACTTCGATCGACATCACGAGGCCCGCAGGCCTGCGCCGAGAGGAAAACAGGTGGACTCGACGCCGTTCGGCCACTATCAGCTGCGGGGGCTGATCGGCCGAGGCGGCATGGGCGAGGTTTACCGGGCCTACGACACCAAGACCGATCGCGTGGTGGCGTTGAAGGTGCTGCCGCCACAGATGGCCCAGGACAAGGTGTTCCAGCAACGGTTCCGCCGCGAATCGCAGGCGGCCGCCGGGGTCAACGATCCGCATGTGGTGCCGATCCACGGTTTCGGCGAGATCGACGGCCGGTTGTATCTGGACATGCGTCTCATCGAGGGACGCACGCTGGGTGAACTGTTGTCCGAGACCGGGAAACCGTTGGATCCGACGTTCGCGGTGCAGGTGGTTGAACAAATCGCCTCGGCATTGGATGCGGCCCACCAGCAGGGCCTGATCCACCGCGATATCAAACCGTCCAACATCCTGTTGACCAAGGCGAATTTCGCCTACCTGATCGATTTCGGTCTGGCCCGCACCGCGGGGGAGACCGGAATGACGACGGCGGGCAGCACGCTGGGGACGCTGGCCTATATGGCGCCCGAACGGTTCGACGGCGGTTACGCCGACGCCCGCGCGGACACCTACGCGTTGACCTGTGTGCTCTACGAATGTCTCACCGGTGCGCGGCCGTATCCGGCCGACAGTCTGGAGCAGCAGATCGCCGGGCACATGGTGTCGCCGACACCGAAGCCCTCGGACACCAATCCGCGGCTCGCACCGTTCGACGAGGTGATCGCCACAGGCATGGCCAAGAAGCCGGAGAAGCGGTACCAATCCGGTGCCGAGCTGGCGGCCGCGGCGGCGCGTGCGCTGCGGGCGCCGGTGCGTATCACCGGATCCGGTCGGCACACGGCCCGGCGGCGCGCACCGCAGTCGCGCCGGCTTCCACGCCGGGCACTGGTGCTGGCCGGGGTGCTGGTGCTCGTCGGTGCCGGTGTGGTCGGGGCGTGGAAGTGGCACGACTCCCGCGATACCGGGCAGTGGCCCGAGGGTGCGGTGCCCGCGATCGCCGCCGCGGTGCCCGCCGATGTGCGGGCCGCCGGCAAGCTCGTCGTCGGTGTGAATGTGCCTTATGCGCCAAACGAATTCACCAATTCTGACGGGGAGATCGTCGGGTTCGACGTGGATCTGCTGGATGCGGTCGCGCGGACGATGGGTTTGAGCACCGAGTACCGCGAGAGCGAGTTCGACGACATCATCCCCGCGGTGCAGGCCGGCACGGTCGATGTCGGGATGTCGTCGGTGACCGATACGGTCGCCCGGCAGAAGCTGGTCGATTTCGTCACCTATTTCCAGGCGGGCACGTTGTGGGCGCAGCGGGCGGGATCATCGGTGGATCCGACCGCCGCGTGCGGGTTGCGGGTGGGTGTGGCCCACAGCGTCATTCAGGAAACGGTCGAGATCCCGGCCAAGAGCGACGAATGTGTGGCCGCCGGGCTTGCCCCGATCGAGAAGGTGGTCTTCGGCAGGCAGGACGATGTGACCGCGGCGCTGATCGCCGGTGATATCGATGCGATGAGCGCGGATTCGCCGGTCACGGGTTTCGCCATCAAACTCAGCGGTGGTGCCCTGGTGCCGGCCGGTGAGGTGTTCGACTCCGCGCCCTACGGGTGGCCGGTGGCGAAGGGATCGGAGTTGGCCCGGCCGTTGCTGGAGGCCGTCACGCACCTGATCGGCACCGGTGAGTACCGGACCATCGCCACCATGTGGGGTGTGGAGCGCGGCATGATCGCCGAGCCGGTGATCAACGGCGCCGCGCGGTGATGCTCAGTCGGTCGAGCGCAGCCGCACCATCCGGGTGGTCGAGCTCTCGTCGAGTTCCACGACATCGGTGCGCGACCGCAGGAAATCGCTGAACGACCGGAATCCCAGCGACTTTTCGCTGAACGACGGGTCCATCCGCTTCATCTGCGCCTTGACCGCCGAGTTGTGCAGCCAGTCGACATCATCCTTCTCGGTACCGATGTGCAGGGCGCGCACCAACAGCGCCGTCGCGACGGTCTGGGGGTCCGGCTCCCCGGACTTCTTGGTGCGCCGGGCGGTGCTCTTCGGCTGGTCGGCTGGCTCGAACACCGGCACCCCTGGCAGCGCGTCGTAGACGACGAACTCGTCGCAGGCCGAGGCCAGTGCCTTGCTCGACGAGCCGGCCACGCCGATGCCGACGACGTAGCGGCCCAGGCGTTTACAGCGCTGAGCCAGTGCGATGTAGTCCGAATCGCCGGCGACAATGACGACATGGGTCAGGTCGGGCAGGCGGAACATGTCCTCCACGGCGTCCACAGCCAGCCGGATGTCGGCGCCGTTCTTGCCGTAGGCGGCGGCCGGGAACAACTGCACGAGGTCGACGGCACGGCCGACGAGTTGCTCGCGGTATCCGGCATTGACTTCGGCCGACCAGTCGGCGTATGCGCGGGTGAGGACCAGCGTGCCGAATGACGACGCGAAGTCCAGGATGGCCCCGACGTCCACGGTGGCGCGGTCCAGGGCCTCGGACTGTAAGCCCTTGGATTTGTCGCGCTGGAACGAGTTCCGTCCGTTCACCTGGTCATACCGGGAGATGACGATGTTGTCGAAGTCGAGGTAGACCGCGACGCGGGTGGGTGCTGTTTCGGTCACGGGGACTAGTGTGCCGTGTCCGCCGATCGACGGAAATGTCTGCCCGGCGTGCGGGTGGCCAACGGGGGCGAGGGTCCGTAGACCAGCCGATCAGATCCATTAGTCGGCCTTACTAAGCCAGCTGAGCGATGGTGCTACGACGAGCTAACGATTTTCGGCCCCGGATCGTGTCGGCACCTGCCAGTTTCGGTGTGCGCGTGGGGATCAGCTACCCCCGGATCGATACCCGAATGACTGTGATTCAACACACTCGGTGCGTTACATTGTGATCGCAGT
This DNA window, taken from Mycolicibacterium neoaurum, encodes the following:
- a CDS encoding bifunctional serine/threonine-protein kinase/transporter substrate-binding domain-containing protein, with the protein product MDSTPFGHYQLRGLIGRGGMGEVYRAYDTKTDRVVALKVLPPQMAQDKVFQQRFRRESQAAAGVNDPHVVPIHGFGEIDGRLYLDMRLIEGRTLGELLSETGKPLDPTFAVQVVEQIASALDAAHQQGLIHRDIKPSNILLTKANFAYLIDFGLARTAGETGMTTAGSTLGTLAYMAPERFDGGYADARADTYALTCVLYECLTGARPYPADSLEQQIAGHMVSPTPKPSDTNPRLAPFDEVIATGMAKKPEKRYQSGAELAAAAARALRAPVRITGSGRHTARRRAPQSRRLPRRALVLAGVLVLVGAGVVGAWKWHDSRDTGQWPEGAVPAIAAAVPADVRAAGKLVVGVNVPYAPNEFTNSDGEIVGFDVDLLDAVARTMGLSTEYRESEFDDIIPAVQAGTVDVGMSSVTDTVARQKLVDFVTYFQAGTLWAQRAGSSVDPTAACGLRVGVAHSVIQETVEIPAKSDECVAAGLAPIEKVVFGRQDDVTAALIAGDIDAMSADSPVTGFAIKLSGGALVPAGEVFDSAPYGWPVAKGSELARPLLEAVTHLIGTGEYRTIATMWGVERGMIAEPVINGAAR
- a CDS encoding NYN domain-containing protein, translating into MTETAPTRVAVYLDFDNIVISRYDQVNGRNSFQRDKSKGLQSEALDRATVDVGAILDFASSFGTLVLTRAYADWSAEVNAGYREQLVGRAVDLVQLFPAAAYGKNGADIRLAVDAVEDMFRLPDLTHVVIVAGDSDYIALAQRCKRLGRYVVGIGVAGSSSKALASACDEFVVYDALPGVPVFEPADQPKSTARRTKKSGEPDPQTVATALLVRALHIGTEKDDVDWLHNSAVKAQMKRMDPSFSEKSLGFRSFSDFLRSRTDVVELDESSTTRMVRLRSTD
- a CDS encoding DUF4407 domain-containing protein — translated: MRGEKIGEPLMGAVATLVGGLALGGSTTWPPTAVIAAAVAFGAVFWAVVWAVTHGAATAFGARVAVAVVAGLLLGELAAVAVFGGQIDQVLTARDSPAEATATAALDQARAERAGLDEAVAEANRHRDEALIVARCEVNPSAACPQIRITGVPGSGPEARTADAFLDDAQRRLDAAVADRDGRGPVLDDEVRIREQALAQARQDTLTGGLGVRWQAMNTYVLDHPGSVILRLLVVGFFTVLTVLPLMLRRWRGPTAVEADTAADTAIAVNRAQVRAQVDQMWAEQELNSARMAIAAQNEIDAERQRRRVAQACAAEPEVPESEVVLSERVAPAELPAPVQKSAELEPQRGVPVIGEVTNAAARLIMPFVPPIVAGAVDNVSRNVARTVAKPLRQVFTETEEFHFTLRRTHRVTVESDAGAEGAEQPRQVTSDREWVDADGPHVESRRTLILGESDGPAELTSDAGPRQLPPG